The Gordonia iterans DNA window TCGGCGGCCTCGTCGCACCGGTAGTGCACGGGGGTGCCGCCGGACAGCGCGGTCATCGCGGTCCACAGCGGGTAGTCCGGCGACGGAATCAGCACCTCGTCGCCCGGATTCAGCAGGGCCTGCATGGTCATGGTGATCAGTTCGGACACGCCGTTGCCCAGCAGGACGTCGTCGACGTCGAAGTACGGGAAATCGGGGATCAGTTCGTAGCGCGTGACGATCGCGCGGCGGGCCGGGAGCACGCCCGCCGACTCGGAGTAGCCCTGCGAGAACGGGAGGGCGTGGATCATGTCGCGCATGATCACATCGGGGGCCTCGAAACCGAACAGCGCCGGGTTGCCGATGTTGAGCTTCAGGATGCGGTGCCCCTCGGCCTCCATCCGTGCCGCATGCTCGTGCACGGGGCCCCGGATCTCGTAGAGGACGTTCTTCAGTTTGTCGGACTGGTCCAGGGTACGCAGGTTCAGGTTCTGATGCGATACATGCGGTCGGCTCACGGGTTCCATTCTGACAGCCGGGGCAAATGGATTCCGCTGCAGGCGGTGCGGCAGGCTGGACGGCATGACGTGCGCGGACGGCCGATTCGGCGGGGAGGGATTCGACGTCGTCGGCTTCAACGTGAACGGGATCCGGGCAGCGCGCCGGCGCGGGTTCGACGCATGGCTGGCCGCGCGCCGGCCGGACGTGCTCGCGATTCAGGAGTTGCGTTGCGGCGCAGACGATGTCGGCGAGTTCCCGGGATACCACGCGGCCTACGACGTCGGTGCCATTCCGGGGCGGAACGGAGTCGCCGTGCTGACCCGCACCGCACCGCACGCCGTGCGGAGCTGGGCCGACGCCCCGCCGAAGGCCCGCGGCCTGGGGGTCTTCGCGCACGAGGGCCGCTACCTGGAGGTGGACTTGGCGGACCGGCCGCTGACCGTGGGCTGCCTGTACTTGCCCAAGGGCGGCCTGCCCGCCGACCTGCAGAGGCCCGGCTCGATGCGCGAGAAGCCGGACGGCGGCGCCAAGTACGCCCGCAAGATGGGCTTTCTCGCAGCGTTCCGGCGCGAGCTGGACCGGAATCGACGAGCGGCGCTGGCCGCCGGGCGCGAGTTCTTGCTGGTGGGCGACCTCAATGTCGCGCATCTGGAACACGACGTGACCAATTGGCGGCCGGCCCGCAAGATGGAGGGTTTTCTTCCCGAGGAGCGGGAGTGGTTCTCGTCGGTGACCGGGCCGCGGCGGTTCGTGGACGTGGTGCGCCGCCTGCACGGCGACCGCCCAGGGCCGCTGACCTGGTGGAGCTGGGCGGGAGAGTCGTTCGCCAAGGACGTCGGCTGGCGGATCGATCACCAGCTGGCGACGCCGGGCCTGGCTCGTCGTGCGGTGTCGGTGACCGTGGACAAGGAGCCGTCCGCCGATCAGCGGCTCTCCGATCACGCTCCGTTGATCGTCCGCTACGCCGACTGATCGTGCGTCTCGCAGGGCCGAACGTCCTTCCCGCACGGCCGGCCGCTGCGTGGCCGGGTCGGCCTTCTGTGCCGGATCAGCGGCGCATGGCCAGTGCCGCGGCGACCTGGGCGATGCAACGCTCGGGGTCGTCGGTCAGCTGCTTCCACGTGAACGAGAGGGTGATCCATCCGGCCGCGGCGAGCATCGCGGTCTTCGCGTTGTCGTTCTCGAAACGCTCGGCGTCGCGGTGGTACGCCCACCCGTTGATCTCTACGCTGACCCGCTCGGCGGGCCAGGCGAAGTCGATTGGTCGGCCACCGAACCGATACTGCTGAATCCAGCCGGTGATCTCATGGAGCTTCAGCAACTCGGCGAAGAGGCGCTCGGCCTCGGACTCCGCGCCGGCGACCAGTGTTGCGAGCAGATCGCGCGCGGGCCGAAGGCCGTGCATGCCCTTGTTGCGTTCGAGCGCGGCGGTCAGGTCCGCCACGGTCACCAGCTTGCGCTGGAGGACGCGGTCAAGGAAGGCGGAGGCGTCCTTCTCGAGGGTGGCGAGGGTCCCGAGCACTGTGAGGGCGGGAGCGGTCACCGGGAGGCCGCGCTCCTCGGTGAGATCTTCGGCGGGCAGCGACCGGTGGAGTAGTACGACCTCGTGCGGAAGCTCGGGCGGTCGGTGGGAGTTCACCGGCACGCACACCGTGAGCGGCCGACGGAGCGCGTCGATCATGCCGTGCCACCACGCGGCGGAGGTCCGGTCGGCGACGCCACGGTGTGCGCCGACCACGGCGCGGACCAGTGCGGCGTCGGTGAACGCATGCTGGCGGGACAGGTAGACCCCGCGCGCGTAGTGCTCCCATGAACCGTTCTTCACCTTGCGGCTGATCTGGCCGCGGGAGAGACCGCAGGTCAAGGCCTGGGGCGTGGTGAGCACCCCGTCCAGGTCGGCGAGTACCGTGTCGACCTCGGCGCGGATGCGCCGTCGTCGGGTGCGGCGGGCGTCGGATGAGGTCTGCGCGGTGGTACCGGGCTGAGTGGTCACGGTGTTTAGACGCAGCACCTCGCCCGCGGGTTCCATCCCAGGAAATCTGCCGTCCTTTTGTGCCGGTTTCCGACACAAAAGGAAGGAGGATATTCCAGAGGACCCGGGGCAGATCGGTGATCGACGGGCTATCTCGAAGGCGGTGCGCTTCCGACGGCCTCGTAGGCCCACATCGTGAGGTAGGCGAGGGCGAAAAACGCGGCGACAGCCAGTCCGACGCCGGTGGACTCGACATGGGAGAGAGGGTTGCGGACCCAGTCGAGAGTGCCGGCGACCACCGCATCGGGGCGGTCGATCAGATCCCACGAGTTCCACCGCTGGAATCGGCCGATCACCACGCCGACCGCGCAGAGCGCGACCGTCACCGCCATCGCCGTCCAGCCGGTGACACGACCGAACTCGGCGGTGAGCCGGCGATGCACTAGGCGCATGGACACCACGCCGAGCATGATCCCCGTCCAGGCCGCGACACCGTACTGCAGGACGTGCCGCCAGAGGTCGTACCCGTTGCGGAGATGCACCAGATCGGTGATCAGGTACGGCGCGTTCGGCAAGAACGCGAGCCACAGGACACCGAACGGAAGCAGCCAGATCCGGCGCGGCACTGCGGCGAACGCGAAGGCGAAGACCAGGGGGATCCAGGCCAGGAAGAGATTCCAGATCAGGAATCGGCTCGGATAGCTCAGTGGCGCCTCGGGATCGGTGATCCCCAGGACGGCGGTCAGCAGCGAGGTCCCGGCGAGTGCCGCCAGCAGGGCCAGGTAGCGCGGGTCGCGCAGGTCGATCGTGCTGCCGCGTTCCGGCGCCGGGGTGACTGAGTTCATGACGCCACCGTACGGAGCCGTCCCCGCCCGCGGTCGACACCCAGCCGTGTCCGCGGCCGGATCGTCGCGTGCGGAGGACCGGCTCGGGATGCGCGACGGCCCGGACTCCGTGCGGGAGTCCGGGCCGTCTAGTCGCGATGGCGGCGGGGCCTAGCGTCCGGGACGCTTCTTGCCCGCGGCCATGCCGAAGCCCTTCGCCTTGCCCTCGGTGCCCGTGGTGACGGCATCGGAGGACCGGGATGCCTCGGCCTCGGTCTCGACTGCGACCGCGGCGTCGGCGACCTCGTCGGGCGCCTCGGCGGGGACGTCGGGGGCGGTGTCCTCGGTGGCCGGAGTGTCGTCGAGGGGCGCGCCTTCGATCGGCTCCTCCGCCGGGGCCTCGGTGACCGCCGCCGCTGCCGGCTTCGAGGCACCGGGTTTGCGGAGTCCGCCGCCGGGCTTCTTGAGGCCGCCGGCCATGCCGAAGCCCTTGGCCTTGCCTTCCGTCGCGGCAGTGGTCGCCGCTGCGGTCTCGGTCGCCTGCTCCTGAGCCGACTCGGCCATCGCCGCCGCGCCCGGATCCACGGCTTCGATCACGTCGGCCGTGTCCTCGACGGTCTCCGCGGCCGGAACCTCGGTGTCGTCCGCCGCCGGTGCCGCTGTGGCCTTCGGGGCACCGGGCTTGCGGAGTCCGCCGCCGGGCTTCTTGAGACCGCCGGCCATGCCGAAGCCCTTGGCCTTGCCCTCCGACGGCGCGGTGGTGGTCTCGGTGGCCGGTGCATCGGTGACAGCGGTGACGTCAGCGTGCGCCTGCGCGGGAGCAGCTGCGGCGGGCTTCTTGATGCCGCCGGGCTTCTTCAACCCGTTCGGTGCGGTCTCCGTCGCAGCCGCCTCTGCCTCGGGCGGCGCCTCCGCTGCCGCCGGGGCCGCGCCACCGGGCTTCTTGATTCCGCCCGGCTTCTTCAAGCCGCCGGGCTTCTTGAGGCCGCTCGGCTTGCCCAGCCCGCCCTCGGCAGGTGCGGCGTCCGCGGCCGGCTTGGCAGCCCCGCCGGGGGCAGGTGCCCCACCCGGCTTCTTGAGACCGCCAGGCTTCTTCAGTCCACCCTTGGGCGCCAGCCCGCCGGTCGCGGGCTTCGTGGCAGCGGGCGCTTCGGTCTTTGCCGCGGGGGCGGCCTTGACCGGTGCGGGTTCCGGCTCGGTTTCGGGCTCGGGCTCCGGCTTGGCGACCCACTTGGGTCCGTGGTGCTTGTCGCCGCGGGTGATGCCCTCGTGCTGTCCGCGTCTGACGCCTTCCAGGATCATCTGGGCGACGTCGACCACCTCGATCTTGTCCTCCAGCTCGGTGCCGGAGGTCTGCGCGGTGACGCCGTCGGTCAGCATGACGCGGCAGAACGGGCAGCCGGTCGCGACGAGCTTGGTGTCGTCACCGGTGGGCGTGGTGGCCAGGGTGTCGAGCGCCTCGTCGACGCGGTCGACGTTGATGCGCTTGCCGATCTGCTCCTCCATCCACATGCGCGCGCCGCCGGCGCCACAGCACATGGAGCGCGAGCCGTGTCGCGGCATCTCGGTCAGGGTGGAGCCGGAGGCCTCCATCAGTTCGCGCGGAGCGTCGTAGATGGTGTTGTGACGACCGAGGTAGCAGGGATCGTGGTAGGTCACTTCGCGCCCGCCGACCGGGGCGACCGGCACCAGGCGCTTCTCCCGAACCAGGCGGTTCAGCAGCTGGGTGTGGTGCACCACCTCGTACTGGCCGGCCGAGGCCTCGCCGGTGATCCCGGCGACCTGCGGGTACTCGTTGTAGATCGCATTGAAGCAGTGCGCACAGGTCACGACGATCTTGCGGCGCTGCTGGGGCGCGGTGGCGAAGAGTTCGTTGAAGGTCTCGATGTTCTGCTGCGCCAGCATCTGGAACAGGAACTCGTTTCCGGCACGGCGTGCGGAGTCGCCGGTGCAGGTCTCGCCCTGCCCCAGGACCATGAAGTCGACGGCCGCGATGTTGAGGAGTTCGGCGACGGCCTTCGTGGTCTTCTTGGCGCGATCCTCGTAGGCGCCGGCGCAGCCGACCCAGAAGAGGTATTCGTAGCCCTCGAACGACTCGACGTCTTGACCGTAGACGGGGACGTGGAAGTCCAGTTCGTCGATCCAGGCGGTGCGCTGGGCCTGGTTCTGGCCCCACGGGTTGCCCTTGTTCTCCAGGTTCTTGAACAGGCCGGCCAGCTCGGACGGGAAGTCCGACTCGATCAGGACCTGGTAACGGCGCATGTCGACGAAATGGTCGATGTGCTCGATGTCGACCGGGCACTGCTCCACGCAGGCGCCGCACGTGGTGCAGCTCCACAGTGCTTCGGCGTCGATGATAGCCCCGGTGGTGCCCTCGGATTCGCCGACCAACGGCCGCTCGGCTTCGGTGCGGGCCTCGGCAGGGATCGCCTCGAGCTTGTCTTCGCGGACGTTGCCGTCGGCGTCGACCAGGCCGATCTCGTCGCCGCCCATGTCCTTGGCGCCGCCGGCCAGGAGGTACGGGGCCTTGGCGTAGCCGTGGTCGCGCAGCGACATGATCATCAGCTTGGGCGAGAGCGGCTTGCCGGTGTTCCAGGCCGGGCACTGGCTCTGGCACCGGCCGCACTCGGTGCACGTGGTGAAGTCGAGCCAGCCCTTCCAGCTGAAGTCCTCGATCTTGCCGGCGCCGAAGGCATCGACGTCCGGGTCGGCGGTCTCCATCTCCAGGACCTTGCCGTTGCTCTCCATCGGCTTGATGGCGCCGAGGGCGACACCGCCGTCGGACTCACGCTTGAAGAAGATGTTCGGGAACGCGGCGAAGCGGTGCCAGGCCACGCCCCAGTTGAGGTTCATGCCGACCAGCAGCAGGAACAAGCTGCCCGAGAGCAGTTTGACGACTGCGAACAGCGACACCATCAGCGGGCTCGCCGGAAGCAGCTTGGCCACCTGCATGGTGAAGAAGTCGGAGTAGACGTTCGAGTGGTGGTACGTCGCGATCTTGCCGGCCTTGACGAAGATCATGCCCAGACCCTCGACCAGGACGATGGCCTCGATCGTATAGGCGGGGAGGAACCGGGAGCCGGTGAAACGAGACAGGCGCTTGGGAACGCGAGGATGGTTCTTCTGCCGGATGACGATGAGGACGACGATGCCGATCACGGTGCCGATGCCGAGGATCTCGTCCCACAGATGCCAGGCGAAGGAATCGCCGAAGAGCGGCCAGTGGAACTCCGGGTTGATCGACTGTCCGTAGGCTTCGAAGAAGAGCAGGAATCCGCCGAGGAAGCCGATCATCACCAGCCAGTGCGCGACGCCGACGGTCGGGAACTTCACCATTCTGGTGTGGGCGATGAACTCCTTGAGCATCGTCCACAGTCGCGACAGCGGATGCGCGAACCGCGACGAGTCGACCTTCTGGCCCTGCGAGATGATGCGGGCCATCCGTACGACACCGCGGAGGAACGAGCCCCAGCACAGAATGCTGATCGCTACCGCGATGGATCCGATTACAACCGTCGTGGTCGTCACGGCGAGTACCGGCCTTTCTTCGGGTCGTTAGCACAACTGCGCTGCGGCGCGGGTGCGCCTCAGCGAAGTCCGACATAGTTCTGTGTAACCGTAGAGGTTCGACTAGTGGTTCCGCCGCCAAGGATTACCTAACTTCGCTGGCCACGGTCCTGGACGTGATCGGTCCAACACATGTTACTCGTGAGTAACCATAGCTTCGAGGCCCGTCACCGGGATGTGGCGGAGATCATCGCACGGTGCGACGATCCGTCGGTCGCGGCACCGCCCGAGGTGGGTGGATCAGTGGATCGGTTCGATCGTCTCAATCTCTGCGAGGGCGGTCTCCAGGTGATCGAGCATGCGTTGCAGGCTCGGCAACTGTGCGCGGGCACCGGTGATCCCGAACGCCGTCTTGCCGCCGACTGAGGTGATGGTGATGTTCATCGCCTGACCGTCGACCGGAATCGACGCCGGATAGCAGCCGTCCAGTCGGGCGCCGTTCCAGTAGAGCTGTTCGTCGGCGCCGGGCACGTTGGAGATCACGACGTTGAACATCTGCGGCGACAGGTCCAGGCCGCCGGGCATGGGCGAAAAGGCGAGCGGCCACAGGTTCACCGCACCCAGGGCCAGCTGCTGCAGCGGGCGCAGACCGCGGATGACGTTCTTGGCCGTGGACGTGGACGACCGGATTTCTCGAAGCCGGTCGGCGGGTGCGGGGAGGTCGGTCGCGAGCTTCGCCAGGATCGCGGTCACGTTGTTGCCCTCGGACTCGGCGTCGTGCAGCGACACCGGGACCATGGCGACCAGGGACTCGTCCGGCAGGGCGTCGTGGTCGGCGAGGTAGGAGCGTAACGCTCCCGAGCACATGGCGAGGATGACGTCGTTCACCGTCACGTGGTGGCGGCGCGCGGCTGCGCGGATGCGCTCGGTCGGCCAGTCCTGTGCGGCGAAGCGGCGGGCGGCGCCGATCGGGACGTTGAGCATCGTCTTGGGGGCCGGCTTCATCGGAGGGATGAAGTCCTTGTTCCGCATGCCCGAGACGGCGACCTTGGCCGCTGCGGGCGCTATGCCGACGATGTCGTCCGCGGTGCGCACCACGCTGCCGACCGTGTCGCTGACCTTCCCGAGCAGACTTCGCTCGGGCTTCGGCGCGCGCGGCCTCCGCCTCCTTCGGAGGTGGGCGTCCCAGAACGCGGTGCCGGTGCGGTCGTCGGCGTCGGTGGTCAGGCAGCGCTGCAGCATGCGCAGCGCGGTGACGCCGTCGACGGTCGAGTGGTGAACCTTGGTGTAGAGCGCCAGACGCCCGTCCTTGAGTCCCTCGATGATGTGGAGCTCCCACATCGGCTTGGAGCGGTCGAGCAGGGTGCCGTGGTTGAGCGAGACGTAGCGCAGCAGGTTCTTGATCTCGCCTGGGCGGGGCAGCGCGATGCGGCGCACGTGGTAGTCGAAATCGATGCCGTCGGCGTGCTGCCAGGCGAGATATCCCGCGACACTGCCCGCCGGCCGGCGGAGGAAGGCCTCCTGGAAGTCCGTGGCCGCCTGAAAGCGCTCATGTATCTCGTCGGCCAGTTCGGCCGCCGTCTGCCCTTCGCGGGGCACGAACAGCTGAAGGCCGCCCACATGCATGGGCTGATCGCGTGTCTCGCCGATGAGGAACATCGACTCGGTCACTGGCATGTACTGCATGTGAACCACCTCGCCTTACTGGTCAGTAGTAAGAGCTTACGAGACGTGCGCCCGCGGAGACCAACGTCGTCGGACATCTCACGCCGTCACGCATCGATCGGCTCGATCCGTTCGAGCTCGGTCAGGGCGGCGTCGAGATGGTCGAGGATGCGCTGCAGGCTCGGCAGCTGGGCTCGCGCGCCGATGATGCCGAAGTTCGCCTTGCCCCCGACCGTGGTAATCGTGATGTTCATCGCCAGCCCCTCCATCGGGATCGACACCGGGTAGCAGCCGTCGAGTCGCGCGCCGTTCCAATACAGCGGCTCGTCGGGGCCGGGAACGCTGGAGATCATGAGATTGAAGCCGCGCGGGGTGAAGTCCACGAAACCGGGCACCGGGGCGAAGGCCAGCGGCCAGATGTTGGCCGCGCCCAGGGCCAGCGACTGCACCTGCTTCAGGCCGCGCACCACGTGTTTGGCGCTCGACGTGGAGGCGCGGATCTCCCGGAGTCGCTCGGTGGGGTCGTCGACGTCGGTGGCCATCCGCACGATGACCGCGGTGATCGCGTTGCCGTCGCCGTCGCCGTCCGCGTGCAGGGACACCGGCAGGCACGACGTGAGCGAGCGGTCCGGCAGCGCGCCCTGATCGCTGAGGTATCGCCGGAGACCGCCCGAGCACATCGCGAGGAGGATGTCGTTGAAGGTGGCGCCGTGCCTGCGGGCGGCCGCGCGCAGGCGATCGGTCGGCCAATCCTGCGCGGCGAATCGTCGTGCCGATCCGATCGGGACGTTGAGGATCGTCTTGGGGGCCATCTGCAGCGGCGCCACGTAGTCCCGGTCCGAGATGCCGGCGACGGCGACCTTCAGCGCGGCCGGTCCCAGTCCGAGCACGTCGTCGAGTAGGCCGACCGTGGATCCGGCCGCGCCGGCGACCTTTCGCAGGAGTCCGGTGCGGGGTTCGTCCGTGCGCTTGCGGGGACGGCGACGCAGCAGTGCGGAGTCCCAGAATGCGGTGCCGGTGCGGTCGTCGGGGTCAGTGGACAGCGCCCGCTGCAGGATCCGCAGGGCGGTGACGCCGTCGGCGAGCGAGTGGTGGATCTTGGTGTAGAGCGCCAAACGCCCGTCCTGAAGGCCTTCGATGATGTGGACCTCCCACATCGGCCGGGAGCGGTCGAGCAGGGCCCCGTGGTTCAGCGAGACGTAACGCAGCAGGTTCTTGATCTCGCCCGGGCGCGGCAGAACGATGCGGCGGACGTGATAGTCGAAGTCGATGTCGTGTGCCTGCTGCCACGCGGTGTAACCGGCGATGCTGGCCGGGCTCGCCGGTCTCTTCAGGAAGAGCGGCTGGATCTCTTCGGCGTCGAGGAACTTCCGGTGGACCTCTTCGGCCAGATCCGCCGCGGTCTGGCCCTCGCGGGGCACGAACAACTGCAGCCCGCCGACGTGCATGGGCTGGTCACGTGTTTCGGCGATCAGGAACATCGACTGCGTCACCGGCATGTACTGCAACGGTCTTCCTCCATCGGCTCGGGTTCGCGGACCACATGGTGCGCCCGTGATCGTGCACCGGCGCATCGCGAGATTAGTGTGTCATGCGCCACAATCGAGACGGTTTCCGGCCCCGGTCTCACCGCCTCGCGCGGCGTTCCCGGGCCGTTCTGACGTGCTCACTGAGGTGCGCTCGGCGGTGCGGGCGCGTGGCTGGGTGAAAGCCGACATCTGGCCGAATTTTCGTGTGACACCCAACCGGGTGACATCCTGCTAGTTTGTGATCCGAGACACTTAGCGCGCTCTCAGCTTTTTCCTCAGGTCGGGTTTGTATCGAACAAAGGATGCCCAGGCA harbors:
- a CDS encoding WS/DGAT/MGAT family O-acyltransferase yields the protein MQYMPVTESMFLIGETRDQPMHVGGLQLFVPREGQTAAELADEIHERFQAATDFQEAFLRRPAGSVAGYLAWQHADGIDFDYHVRRIALPRPGEIKNLLRYVSLNHGTLLDRSKPMWELHIIEGLKDGRLALYTKVHHSTVDGVTALRMLQRCLTTDADDRTGTAFWDAHLRRRRRPRAPKPERSLLGKVSDTVGSVVRTADDIVGIAPAAAKVAVSGMRNKDFIPPMKPAPKTMLNVPIGAARRFAAQDWPTERIRAAARRHHVTVNDVILAMCSGALRSYLADHDALPDESLVAMVPVSLHDAESEGNNVTAILAKLATDLPAPADRLREIRSSTSTAKNVIRGLRPLQQLALGAVNLWPLAFSPMPGGLDLSPQMFNVVISNVPGADEQLYWNGARLDGCYPASIPVDGQAMNITITSVGGKTAFGITGARAQLPSLQRMLDHLETALAEIETIEPIH
- a CDS encoding DUF1361 domain-containing protein, with product MRDPRYLALLAALAGTSLLTAVLGITDPEAPLSYPSRFLIWNLFLAWIPLVFAFAFAAVPRRIWLLPFGVLWLAFLPNAPYLITDLVHLRNGYDLWRHVLQYGVAAWTGIMLGVVSMRLVHRRLTAEFGRVTGWTAMAVTVALCAVGVVIGRFQRWNSWDLIDRPDAVVAGTLDWVRNPLSHVESTGVGLAVAAFFALAYLTMWAYEAVGSAPPSR
- a CDS encoding (Fe-S)-binding protein, with product MTTTTVVIGSIAVAISILCWGSFLRGVVRMARIISQGQKVDSSRFAHPLSRLWTMLKEFIAHTRMVKFPTVGVAHWLVMIGFLGGFLLFFEAYGQSINPEFHWPLFGDSFAWHLWDEILGIGTVIGIVVLIVIRQKNHPRVPKRLSRFTGSRFLPAYTIEAIVLVEGLGMIFVKAGKIATYHHSNVYSDFFTMQVAKLLPASPLMVSLFAVVKLLSGSLFLLLVGMNLNWGVAWHRFAAFPNIFFKRESDGGVALGAIKPMESNGKVLEMETADPDVDAFGAGKIEDFSWKGWLDFTTCTECGRCQSQCPAWNTGKPLSPKLMIMSLRDHGYAKAPYLLAGGAKDMGGDEIGLVDADGNVREDKLEAIPAEARTEAERPLVGESEGTTGAIIDAEALWSCTTCGACVEQCPVDIEHIDHFVDMRRYQVLIESDFPSELAGLFKNLENKGNPWGQNQAQRTAWIDELDFHVPVYGQDVESFEGYEYLFWVGCAGAYEDRAKKTTKAVAELLNIAAVDFMVLGQGETCTGDSARRAGNEFLFQMLAQQNIETFNELFATAPQQRRKIVVTCAHCFNAIYNEYPQVAGITGEASAGQYEVVHHTQLLNRLVREKRLVPVAPVGGREVTYHDPCYLGRHNTIYDAPRELMEASGSTLTEMPRHGSRSMCCGAGGARMWMEEQIGKRINVDRVDEALDTLATTPTGDDTKLVATGCPFCRVMLTDGVTAQTSGTELEDKIEVVDVAQMILEGVRRGQHEGITRGDKHHGPKWVAKPEPEPETEPEPAPVKAAPAAKTEAPAATKPATGGLAPKGGLKKPGGLKKPGGAPAPGGAAKPAADAAPAEGGLGKPSGLKKPGGLKKPGGIKKPGGAAPAAAEAPPEAEAAATETAPNGLKKPGGIKKPAAAAPAQAHADVTAVTDAPATETTTAPSEGKAKGFGMAGGLKKPGGGLRKPGAPKATAAPAADDTEVPAAETVEDTADVIEAVDPGAAAMAESAQEQATETAAATTAATEGKAKGFGMAGGLKKPGGGLRKPGASKPAAAAVTEAPAEEPIEGAPLDDTPATEDTAPDVPAEAPDEVADAAVAVETEAEASRSSDAVTTGTEGKAKGFGMAAGKKRPGR
- a CDS encoding WS/DGAT/MGAT family O-acyltransferase, which translates into the protein MQYMPVTQSMFLIAETRDQPMHVGGLQLFVPREGQTAADLAEEVHRKFLDAEEIQPLFLKRPASPASIAGYTAWQQAHDIDFDYHVRRIVLPRPGEIKNLLRYVSLNHGALLDRSRPMWEVHIIEGLQDGRLALYTKIHHSLADGVTALRILQRALSTDPDDRTGTAFWDSALLRRRPRKRTDEPRTGLLRKVAGAAGSTVGLLDDVLGLGPAALKVAVAGISDRDYVAPLQMAPKTILNVPIGSARRFAAQDWPTDRLRAAARRHGATFNDILLAMCSGGLRRYLSDQGALPDRSLTSCLPVSLHADGDGDGNAITAVIVRMATDVDDPTERLREIRASTSSAKHVVRGLKQVQSLALGAANIWPLAFAPVPGFVDFTPRGFNLMISSVPGPDEPLYWNGARLDGCYPVSIPMEGLAMNITITTVGGKANFGIIGARAQLPSLQRILDHLDAALTELERIEPIDA
- a CDS encoding exodeoxyribonuclease III translates to MTCADGRFGGEGFDVVGFNVNGIRAARRRGFDAWLAARRPDVLAIQELRCGADDVGEFPGYHAAYDVGAIPGRNGVAVLTRTAPHAVRSWADAPPKARGLGVFAHEGRYLEVDLADRPLTVGCLYLPKGGLPADLQRPGSMREKPDGGAKYARKMGFLAAFRRELDRNRRAALAAGREFLLVGDLNVAHLEHDVTNWRPARKMEGFLPEEREWFSSVTGPRRFVDVVRRLHGDRPGPLTWWSWAGESFAKDVGWRIDHQLATPGLARRAVSVTVDKEPSADQRLSDHAPLIVRYAD
- a CDS encoding type IV toxin-antitoxin system AbiEi family antitoxin domain-containing protein, whose product is MEPAGEVLRLNTVTTQPGTTAQTSSDARRTRRRRIRAEVDTVLADLDGVLTTPQALTCGLSRGQISRKVKNGSWEHYARGVYLSRQHAFTDAALVRAVVGAHRGVADRTSAAWWHGMIDALRRPLTVCVPVNSHRPPELPHEVVLLHRSLPAEDLTEERGLPVTAPALTVLGTLATLEKDASAFLDRVLQRKLVTVADLTAALERNKGMHGLRPARDLLATLVAGAESEAERLFAELLKLHEITGWIQQYRFGGRPIDFAWPAERVSVEINGWAYHRDAERFENDNAKTAMLAAAGWITLSFTWKQLTDDPERCIAQVAAALAMRR